A portion of the Cellulophaga algicola DSM 14237 genome contains these proteins:
- a CDS encoding lmo0937 family membrane protein, translated as MNKILWGIVVLLFVGWILGFLVFKILGGIIHILLILAIVLIIYNWFSGIKEKG; from the coding sequence ATGAATAAGATACTTTGGGGTATAGTAGTACTCCTTTTTGTAGGATGGATTCTAGGTTTTTTAGTATTTAAAATTTTAGGAGGTATCATTCATATCCTATTAATACTCGCTATAGTTCTAATTATTTACAATTGGTTTAGTGGAATAAAGGAAAAAGGTTAA
- a CDS encoding Nramp family divalent metal transporter — MEKLTSKPSLLKKILALVLAFGPGIFAIGYTIGTGSVTSMIVAGSTYGMQLLWVLLLSCIFSGILMYAYGNFALVTGETALYAFKKHLKYGKLIAVLIIVGISLGQWNSLMGILGISSNIIFEIIVIYFPDLSGSRYEVVLIVALVVIAIMYSLLLVGKYTFFEKILVIFVTIMGLSFIISLFMVYPLPIEVAQGLIPSVPQVEGGKMMVAAFVGTTMAAATFLSRPLFVKGKGWNMSNRSQQKKDAIIAAILVFIISASVMAVASGALFHQGKPVTQVLDMVNTLEPVAGKFALTLFFFGTLSAGLSSIFPCLLIAPILLADYQSGELDTTSKQFKIITGIASCFALIVPIFGANPIQMQILSQVFNVFVLPLVILGIILLVNNKGLMKEYKAGLGLNIGLFAALFFACVISYNGVVALFDFF, encoded by the coding sequence ATGGAAAAACTGACAAGCAAGCCCTCACTTTTAAAAAAGATTTTAGCATTAGTTTTAGCCTTCGGACCTGGAATATTTGCCATTGGCTATACCATAGGAACGGGGAGTGTTACCTCTATGATTGTTGCGGGGAGCACCTACGGCATGCAATTACTTTGGGTTTTACTATTGAGCTGTATTTTTTCAGGTATCTTAATGTATGCCTACGGAAATTTTGCCTTAGTTACAGGAGAAACTGCATTGTATGCCTTTAAAAAGCACTTAAAATATGGAAAGCTTATTGCCGTACTAATTATTGTCGGAATATCTTTAGGGCAATGGAATTCTTTAATGGGTATTCTAGGGATCTCATCAAATATTATTTTTGAAATCATTGTCATCTATTTTCCTGATTTGTCTGGTAGTAGGTATGAAGTAGTACTTATCGTTGCTTTAGTTGTTATCGCCATAATGTACAGTCTATTACTAGTAGGGAAGTATACATTTTTCGAAAAAATACTGGTTATTTTTGTTACGATCATGGGATTATCGTTCATTATATCCTTATTTATGGTATACCCATTACCTATCGAAGTCGCGCAAGGGTTAATTCCTAGTGTGCCACAAGTTGAAGGGGGTAAAATGATGGTAGCCGCTTTTGTGGGGACTACTATGGCAGCAGCAACATTTCTATCAAGACCTTTGTTTGTAAAAGGTAAAGGATGGAATATGAGTAATAGAAGTCAACAAAAGAAAGATGCTATTATTGCGGCAATTTTAGTGTTTATAATAAGTGCCTCAGTAATGGCGGTAGCCTCTGGAGCTTTATTCCACCAAGGGAAACCAGTAACCCAAGTTTTAGATATGGTTAATACACTAGAGCCTGTTGCTGGTAAATTTGCCTTAACACTTTTCTTTTTTGGAACGCTAAGCGCCGGGCTTTCTTCAATTTTTCCATGTTTATTGATTGCTCCAATTTTACTTGCCGATTATCAATCTGGGGAACTAGATACTACCTCAAAACAATTTAAAATCATTACAGGAATAGCTTCTTGTTTTGCCTTAATTGTTCCCATTTTTGGTGCAAATCCAATACAAATGCAAATATTATCACAAGTATTTAATGTTTTTGTACTCCCTTTAGTAATTCTTGGAATTATTCTTTTGGTAAATAATAAGGGCTTAATGAAAGAATATAAAGCAGGTTTGGGCCTAAATATTGGGCTATTCGCAGCTTTATTTTTTGCTTGTGTTATCTCCTACAATGGGGTAGTAGCCTTGTTTGATTTTTTCTAA
- a CDS encoding response regulator produces MRVYLADDDQDDRQFFSDALQELPINIELTTFQNGVDLMADLFSEAALPKAIFLDLKMPMMDGFECLADIKAEEKFRGIDVIIYSTSFNDWEVEKLQEMGANSYLQKPSSFNQLKTVLYQCLDTIKTNLGKAEEERLQFTVLK; encoded by the coding sequence ATGAGAGTTTATTTAGCCGATGATGATCAAGATGACCGTCAATTTTTTTCAGATGCTTTACAAGAATTGCCTATCAATATTGAGCTAACAACATTTCAAAATGGGGTAGATTTAATGGCAGATTTGTTTTCTGAAGCCGCCTTACCAAAAGCCATATTTTTAGATCTAAAAATGCCCATGATGGATGGTTTTGAATGTCTTGCGGATATAAAGGCAGAAGAAAAATTTAGAGGTATTGATGTAATCATTTATTCCACATCATTTAATGATTGGGAGGTTGAAAAACTTCAAGAAATGGGAGCCAATAGCTACTTACAGAAGCCTAGTTCTTTTAATCAATTAAAAACAGTGCTTTATCAATGTTTAGATACGATTAAAACTAATTTAGGGAAGGCAGAGGAAGAGCGACTTCAATTTACAGTATTAAAATAA
- a CDS encoding DUF808 domain-containing protein, which translates to MASGFFALLDDIAALMDDVAVMSKIATKKTAGILGDDLAVNAEKASGFMSDREIPVLWAITKGSFLNKLIILPFAFLLSAFLPAAITVILVLGGIYLAYEGAEKILEYLGVLKHHEKKNLDVDMTNEEILALEKDRVKAAIVTDFILSVEIVIIALGTVTEKEISIQIMVVTIIAILATVGVYGIVALIVRMDEFGLKLINLNEQEDSFSDKVGHVLVNALPWVIKILAIVGTIALLLVAGGIFVHNIHWLHDHFNSVPSMVKEFVVGLVFGAITVLFVELFKKIVKKKK; encoded by the coding sequence ATGGCATCAGGTTTTTTTGCATTACTAGACGATATCGCAGCTTTAATGGACGATGTTGCCGTAATGAGTAAAATAGCAACAAAAAAAACAGCAGGTATTTTAGGAGATGATTTAGCCGTGAATGCAGAAAAAGCTTCAGGTTTTATGTCCGACAGAGAAATTCCTGTATTGTGGGCAATTACAAAAGGCTCTTTTTTAAATAAATTAATCATTCTGCCTTTTGCCTTTCTATTAAGTGCATTTCTACCCGCAGCAATTACAGTTATTCTGGTTTTAGGGGGCATCTATCTTGCCTATGAAGGAGCAGAAAAAATATTAGAATATTTAGGAGTACTCAAACATCATGAAAAGAAGAATTTGGATGTTGATATGACTAATGAAGAAATTTTAGCTTTAGAAAAAGATCGTGTAAAAGCAGCTATTGTAACCGATTTTATCCTTTCTGTAGAAATAGTAATTATCGCGCTAGGTACAGTTACAGAAAAAGAAATTTCCATTCAAATAATGGTAGTAACTATAATTGCTATTTTGGCAACCGTTGGCGTGTACGGCATCGTAGCATTGATAGTTCGTATGGATGAGTTTGGTTTAAAATTAATAAACCTAAATGAGCAAGAAGATAGTTTCTCTGATAAAGTAGGGCATGTATTAGTAAACGCTTTGCCATGGGTGATTAAAATTTTAGCTATAGTAGGTACTATTGCTTTATTATTAGTTGCAGGCGGAATTTTTGTTCACAATATCCATTGGCTACATGACCATTTTAATAGTGTGCCAAGTATGGTAAAAGAGTTTGTTGTGGGGCTGGTATTTGGAGC